The Gemmatimonadaceae bacterium DNA segment GCGCGTGGAGCACGGCGAGCCGCGCCGGCTCCGCCAGCGCACGGAACCGCGCCGCCACCAGCTCGAGGAGCTCGGGGGTGGCGGTCCGGGCCGGAGCCGCGCGCCGAGGGCTCACGCGCGCTTCACCTGCGTCGGCAAGAGCTTCACCACGATCAGGAAGAGCGCGCCCACGCCCAGCGCCGCCACGATTGCCGGCAGGTGCAGGACGTCCTGGACGGTGATGCGGCCGAAGTCCAGCACCGCAATCACCGGCGCGATGGCCACCGTGTACACCAGCGTGAACACGAGCGCGCCAACGATGCCACCGAGTAGCGCGAACCACGCGTCACGCCGCCCCTCGCCGATGCCCACAACGCAGGTGCCGGGGCAATACCCGCCAAGGCCGAAGCCGACGCCGAAGATCAACCCGCCGAGGAACACGCCGACCAGGTACGTCGGCCGGATCTCGAAGTGCAGGAGGTTGGGAATGAACAGGTTCAGCGTGTAGACCACGATCATCCCGACGGCGATGGTCGTCGCCATAAACTTGATGACGCCGATATTCTCGAGCCGGAGGTTCTGGAGGATCACCGCCGGGCTTGAGGCACGCACGCGCTGGATGAGCACGCCCATCGCGATGCCCACGAGGAGGCCGAAGAGGTTCTGCAGCATCACTGCCCCCCGGCGCGCAGCGCCTGGTAGAACTTGGCGGTCCCGATGCCGGTCGCGAAGACGCCGGCGGCGAACACGAATCCCGCGATGCTCAGCTGCATCATCCCGGAGATGATGAGGCCGCTGGTGCAGCCTCCAGCCAACCGTGCCCCGAACAAGATGAGGAAGCCGGCGAAGAAGGCCTCGGTGTAGCGTCGTCCGTTGCTGGCGTTCCCGACGTGCGGCAACTCCACCTTGGGCGCCTTCACGGCATCCTTGCGGGCTCCGAGGAAGCCGCCGATGAGCAGGCCGATGACGAGGAAGGTCTCCGGGCGCAGCAACGAACCCATCCGGACGAGGTACGGATTGGATGCCGCGTATGCCGGGTCCACCACACGCGCGACTTCGCCGATGAGCCGCGGGTAGGTGCCGGACACGCCAATCGGACCGAACAAGAGAATGCTCGCGGCGCCGACGAGGCCGAAGATGATCCCGAGCGACGCCCAATTCGGCAAGCCGCTGCGGGTGGGAGGATGCGCGCTGTGCATATCAGGGCCTCGTGGGAGAACGGTCGTCTGGAACGAAGCGATCACGCGCCGGCATCACGACGGCGCGCAGGGCAGCCGCGTCGAGGACGGCGCTGTCGGGAATCACGTGGTTGGCGGCCAGCAGGTACGCCGTGACGGCATAGGTCTCGTCGGCGCTGAGCGAGCCCGGGGTGTACAGGGGCATCGCGCGACGGATGTAGTCATAGAGCGTGGTCGCGTGCGACCAGTAGTTGCCGATCGTGCGCGGGATGCTCGGATCGCTGGCGAAGTCGAAGCCCTCGCCGCGCGGGTCGCGCCCGACGAGCGCCGGATACAGCGGCTCGAGCCCCTGCCCCTCGACGCCGTGGCAGGCGGCGCACTGCGCACGATAGATGGCAGCGCCGTCGCGCACGCTGCCGCGACCGGCCGGCAACTCGCGACCCTCGGGGCCAATGTCGGTGTCCCAGGCCGCGATCTGCGCCCGCGTCGCCGATGCACCGAGCGCGAAGTGCCCCCGGCGGTACTCCGCGACCGGCGGGTACGCGGCGGCGGCCACGCTGGAATCAGCGACGCGGTGCTCCGGCGCCGCATCCACACAGGCGATTGCCGCGACGAGCAGCGCAACGAGCACCGCGGCGCGAGGCGGCTTTTGCATCACGGGCCGCATCAGGTGTCTCCGTGAAAGGTCACCGCACCATCGCGCGCGACCTTCCACCCCACGATCTGGTTGAAGTGGTAATCCGTGCCCAGCCCACGCGCCTCGACGAGCGCGCGGCGCGTCGGTTGCACGAAGCCAGCCTCGTCGGTGGCTCGGCTGAGGATGATGTGCTCCCCGCCCTTCCACTCGAACATTCGCTGGAACCGCAGCGCCGCCTTGGGCAGCGAGAGTCCCGTGAACTCCGCGTCCTGCCAGCTGCGCCCGTTGTCGACGCTAATCTCGACTCGCGTCACGCGGCCGCGGCCGCTCCAGGCCAAGCCTAGGATCGGGTACCAGCCGCGCGAGGTCAAGCGCGCCGGATGCGACGGCGCGGTGATCACGGACTTCACGTCGTTCTCGAAGGTGAACTCGCGGGCCTTCGCGCCTGGTACGGGGTCGGTGTACTTGGCGGTCTCCCAGCGCGTGCGCCACGGGCGCGTACCGAGTTCGAGCCGGCGCAGCCACTTCACGTTGATGTTGCCCTCCCAGCCCGGCAGCACGAGGCGCAGCGGGAAGCCCTGCGCCGGCCGCAGCGGCTCGCCGTTCTGGCCCCACGCGATGAGCGCATCGTCCCAGGCCTTGGCCATCGGCACGGAGCGCGTCATCAAGCACGCGTCGCCGCCTTCGGCGAGGAACCACGTCGCCTCCGGCTTCGCCCCGACTTCGCGCAGCAGCGTCGCCAACGGCACGCCGGTCCACTCGGAGGTCGAGAGCATCCCGGCCACGCGCTGCGCCGTCATATCGGGCTGCGGATCGCGGAACGCGTGCCGGCCGTTCCCCGAACATTCAATGAAGTATGTGCGCGTCACCTGCGGGAATCGCTGCAGGTCCTCGAGCGTGAAGACCACCTCCCGCTCGACGAGGCCGTGGATCATCAGCCGGTGCTTGGCGGGGTCGATGACCGGGATTCCCGCGTGGTGTCGCTCGAAGTGCAGGTCCGCCGGTGTGAGCGGACCGCTGAGGTCCTGAAGCGGCGTCATCGAGGAGCCGACCGTCATCCCGGTATGTGGTCCGCGCACCGGCTTCACGAACGGCGAGCGTGCCCCGAGCGGACTGGTGGGCAGGCCTTGCAGCTTGGTCGGATCGGCTGGCACCTGCACGTCGGCGGGAGTCGCGGCCTGCGGCGGCGTGGACGCGCCGGCCGTCCCGACGGCGGCCGCGCCCAATGCCGTCGCCGTGCCAGCAATCATCTCTCGGCGCGTCAGCTTACGCGGCATCGCGGCACTCGGTGGGGGTGGAGTGCATCGCGATCAGCGGCTGCCGCGGATGCTGGCCGCGCGCGGCGGCACCGGAACGACGGCGCGCGAGGGCGTCGCGCGCGGCAGCAACGGCGGCGGCTTGTACGCGCGGTGGCCGCTGCGCAGGTCGTAGGGCACGTCCTTCGGGTTGCCGCCCACCGGCCAGTCTTCTTCTTTGGCCGGCGAGTCCGGACGCGGCTGGCCGTTGATGTAGGCGGCGAGGTCCCAGGCTTCCTGCTCGGTGAGCGAACCCGGATTGATCTGCGGCATATTGCGATAGATGAAGGCCGCCACTCGCTCGATGCGCGCCATCGACGCGCCGATCGAGTACGACTTGGGACCCCAGAGCGGCGGCAGTGGGCCCATCCCCTCGCCATTCGCGCCGTGGCAGGTGCTGCAGGTCTTCTCCACGTAGAGCTGCTTGCCGCGCACGGAATCCCCTTCGAGTTCCTGCGGCATCTTCGGCATCGCCGCGGTCGACATATGGTAGCCTGTCGGCACGCCCTCGGAGATGTACGCCATATAGGCGAGCAGGTCTTCCATCTCGCGGCTCTCCTTGGGCAGCGCGTTGCCGGCCAGCGAGCGCGTGAAGCAGTAGTTGATGCGGTCCGCGAGGTCGATCACCGCGCCGGTGCGCGTCATATACTGCGGGAAGCGCGCGTGCACGCCAGTCAGCGAACCGGCGCTGAGCTTGATGCCGTCGTCCTGGTGGCAGGACGTGCAGCGCAGGCCGGAGGTCGCGTACTGCGGCAGCGACTCCGGCGTGAAGCGCATCAGATAGAGTCCGCGGCGGATCGAAGCGCCCATCGAATCGTTCGGGATGTCGGCCTCGCGCTTCGGTTGCCAACTGGCCTCGGCGAACTGCACCGCCGCGCTGGCATCGGCGGGCGCAGGGGACTCGGCGCAGGCGGCGAGCGCGACCATCGCGGCAACGGCGGCCAGATGGACGGCGGGGAGGGACCGCGGCATCCTGAACTCCTCGAACGAAGGGGGGCGGAGGGCGTTCTGATTGAGCGTACTCCGATACAGTAATATTCGCACCAGTGACTCCGCAAGCACCGTGAGGGGTATTCCCCTACATCGAGCGGGAAGGCTCCCCGATACTCCGCGACGCGCCCGACGGCGAACGTACCCCCAGACGATTCCCTCACGCAGGAGGCCGTATGCTCAAGGTCAAGGACCTGATGACGCGCGACGTACTCACCCTCGCGCCGAACACGTCGATCCGCGAAGCGGCGGAGCAGCTCGCCACCGAGCACGTCAGCGGTGCACCCGTCGTGCGACTCGGCAAGATCATCGGGATGGTCAGCGCGCGGGACCTCCTCGACTTCATCGCCGCGTTGCCCGCCGACCCCGAGGCCGTCTCAGGTGGAATGGATCACGGCATCCTCGACGACCACACCGTCGACGAGGCAATGACGCCCGGCCCGCTCACGACGGTCTCGCCGGAGACGCCGGCCAGCCGCGCGGCCGAGGTGATGAAGGCGGAGCACATCCACCGCCTGCCCGTGGTCGAGGGCGACAAGCTGGTCGGCATCATCTCGACCACCGACCTCGTGAAGGCGGTCGCGGATCGGAAGCTCAGCTACCGCACCTTCGTGTTTCCCTGAGCGAAACGCCGCCGTACGACGACGGGAGGTGGCCTACCGTGGCCACCTCCCGTCCGTCGTCTCGCAGTTCACCCAAACATCGAACGCACGACGAACCCGACGTTCGCGGGACGCTCGGCGAGTCGGCGCATATACCAGCGGTACCAGGCCTCGCCGTAGCTGATCAAGGTCGCGACGGTCTCGCCCTCAGCGCGCAGCATCAACTGCTCGCGCTCACGGATGCCGTACAGCATATGGATCTCGTACGCGCCCGCGGCAACGCCAATCGCCCGCGCGCGCGCGATGATGCGCCGCAGCAAGGGGACGTCGTGCGTACCGAGAATCGGGATGCAGCTCCCGCGCTTGGCACCGTCGAGCATCTGCCCGGCGATCTCCTCATAGGCGCGGTCGGTGTCGGCCTTCTTGGGGAATGCCACGGCAGCCGGTTCGGCATACGCGCCTTTGACGAGACGAATGCTCGGCGAGAGCGGCAGCAGCGCCTCGACGTCCTTCGGCGTCCGGTACAGATACGCCTGCAGGGCGATGCCGGCCCGGGCGTGTCGCGCGCGAATCACGCGGTAGAGCTCCAGCGTCCGGTCCACGGTGCTGGAGTCTTCCATATCCAGCCACAGCGCCGAGCCAGTGGCCTCGGCCTTGTCCGCCAGCGCTGCGCAGTGCTCGGCGCAGCGCTCCATTGATTGGTCGAAGCCCAGCTGCGTCGGCTTGACGCTCACCTGCGCCGGCAAGCCGCGCGCGCGAATGGCATCGAAGAGTCCGAGGTAGTGGTCACGCACGGCATCCGCTTCGCGGATGTCCGTCAGCGCCTCGCCCAGCCGCGTGTAGAGGATGCTGCGCCCCGATTGCGCGATGCCGACCCCGGCGTCGAGACCATCGGCCATCGTCTCGCCCGGCATAAAGGCGCGCGTGGCGCGGCGCACTATGCGGCTGCGCGTCGCGATGCGGTTGAGCGTGTCGCTCTTGGCGGCGGCGAGGAGCAGCGAACGTCCGAGTCCCATCTAGCGGTTCGACCTCAGTTGCATTGGTAGTACTCCTTGTTGCCGGCCGTCACGAGCGGATAGCCGTTGCTGTTGCGGCTGATCACCAGCCGATACGGCTCGAAGGTGCGCCCATCGGCCGAGAGCATCAGGTTGCCGTTCTGAACGCGCCAGAATCCCTGCGACCCGTCGGTGCTGCGGCCGTAGTATGAGCCGTACTGGTTGTTGACTGCGCTCTCACGCTGCGAGCCGCTGGACACGCGCCCGTCGCGGCTGAACACGACGCGCTCCGTCGTCGTCGCGCCCATCTGCTGCGAATACTGCAAGTAGCACCACGGGCTCGAGAGCAGGAGCTGCGCGATCTGCTGGTCGGCCGGCGTGGTGCCGAGCGAAGCCGGCGTC contains these protein-coding regions:
- a CDS encoding CBS domain-containing protein: MLKVKDLMTRDVLTLAPNTSIREAAEQLATEHVSGAPVVRLGKIIGMVSARDLLDFIAALPADPEAVSGGMDHGILDDHTVDEAMTPGPLTTVSPETPASRAAEVMKAEHIHRLPVVEGDKLVGIISTTDLVKAVADRKLSYRTFVFP
- the soxC gene encoding sulfite dehydrogenase; translation: MPRKLTRREMIAGTATALGAAAVGTAGASTPPQAATPADVQVPADPTKLQGLPTSPLGARSPFVKPVRGPHTGMTVGSSMTPLQDLSGPLTPADLHFERHHAGIPVIDPAKHRLMIHGLVEREVVFTLEDLQRFPQVTRTYFIECSGNGRHAFRDPQPDMTAQRVAGMLSTSEWTGVPLATLLREVGAKPEATWFLAEGGDACLMTRSVPMAKAWDDALIAWGQNGEPLRPAQGFPLRLVLPGWEGNINVKWLRRLELGTRPWRTRWETAKYTDPVPGAKAREFTFENDVKSVITAPSHPARLTSRGWYPILGLAWSGRGRVTRVEISVDNGRSWQDAEFTGLSLPKAALRFQRMFEWKGGEHIILSRATDEAGFVQPTRRALVEARGLGTDYHFNQIVGWKVARDGAVTFHGDT
- a CDS encoding cytochrome c; translation: MQKPPRAAVLVALLVAAIACVDAAPEHRVADSSVAAAAYPPVAEYRRGHFALGASATRAQIAAWDTDIGPEGRELPAGRGSVRDGAAIYRAQCAACHGVEGQGLEPLYPALVGRDPRGEGFDFASDPSIPRTIGNYWSHATTLYDYIRRAMPLYTPGSLSADETYAVTAYLLAANHVIPDSAVLDAAALRAVVMPARDRFVPDDRSPTRP
- a CDS encoding proline dehydrogenase family protein, which gives rise to MGLGRSLLLAAAKSDTLNRIATRSRIVRRATRAFMPGETMADGLDAGVGIAQSGRSILYTRLGEALTDIREADAVRDHYLGLFDAIRARGLPAQVSVKPTQLGFDQSMERCAEHCAALADKAEATGSALWLDMEDSSTVDRTLELYRVIRARHARAGIALQAYLYRTPKDVEALLPLSPSIRLVKGAYAEPAAVAFPKKADTDRAYEEIAGQMLDGAKRGSCIPILGTHDVPLLRRIIARARAIGVAAGAYEIHMLYGIREREQLMLRAEGETVATLISYGEAWYRWYMRRLAERPANVGFVVRSMFG
- a CDS encoding YeeE/YedE family protein codes for the protein MLQNLFGLLVGIAMGVLIQRVRASSPAVILQNLRLENIGVIKFMATTIAVGMIVVYTLNLFIPNLLHFEIRPTYLVGVFLGGLIFGVGFGLGGYCPGTCVVGIGEGRRDAWFALLGGIVGALVFTLVYTVAIAPVIAVLDFGRITVQDVLHLPAIVAALGVGALFLIVVKLLPTQVKRA
- a CDS encoding c-type cytochrome, with translation MPRSLPAVHLAAVAAMVALAACAESPAPADASAAVQFAEASWQPKREADIPNDSMGASIRRGLYLMRFTPESLPQYATSGLRCTSCHQDDGIKLSAGSLTGVHARFPQYMTRTGAVIDLADRINYCFTRSLAGNALPKESREMEDLLAYMAYISEGVPTGYHMSTAAMPKMPQELEGDSVRGKQLYVEKTCSTCHGANGEGMGPLPPLWGPKSYSIGASMARIERVAAFIYRNMPQINPGSLTEQEAWDLAAYINGQPRPDSPAKEEDWPVGGNPKDVPYDLRSGHRAYKPPPLLPRATPSRAVVPVPPRAASIRGSR
- a CDS encoding YeeE/YedE family protein gives rise to the protein MHSAHPPTRSGLPNWASLGIIFGLVGAASILLFGPIGVSGTYPRLIGEVARVVDPAYAASNPYLVRMGSLLRPETFLVIGLLIGGFLGARKDAVKAPKVELPHVGNASNGRRYTEAFFAGFLILFGARLAGGCTSGLIISGMMQLSIAGFVFAAGVFATGIGTAKFYQALRAGGQ